The sequence ACCACTGCTCCACCCTTGAAGGGCTTGACACCCCCCTCCTGTGACACCTTCTGTGCCCACGGTGGGGCTGACACCTCCTCACTCCCCTTTTTTGGGACCTCCCCGTGGCCTGAGGAGCAGTTGGGTACCAGGGATGCTCCGTGGGTCTCCCCCCTTCTCCGCAGGCGCCTGCACTGCACCCGCAACTACATCCACGTCCACCTCTTCACCTCCTTCATCTGCCGGGCTCTGAGCATCTTTGTGAAGGATTTGGTGCTCTACTCAGGCACTGAGGCAGAGAAGATGAGGGAGGAGGACTTCAAGGCAGAAATGGGACCCTCAGCAGGACAACGGAGCCACCTGGCAAGTGGCTCCATGAGACCGGAGGCGGGAGCGGGGGAAgagggggatgggatgggatgggatgggatgggatgggatgggatgagccTGGGACCCTCCCTGCTGGGAGTTGTGCTGCTCAGGAGGTTGGGAGGAGGGGTGAAGGGCCACCTCCAGCTTGTCCTGGTGCCACgggggagagcagagccacAGAGGCCACGGGGCTGGCTGAGCTCAGGCTGGGAAAGGCCCATCCCGTTTCCTCTCCCATGGGAAAGACCAAGAGcatctgtgcctgctgctggaaTATCCCAGAGATGCAGCTCCTTGCAAGAGGAGGAACTCAGGCCATGCATGGGGCCcatcaggttttgttttcagcctGACAGGGGAACCTCTCTGACTCCAGGTTGGCTGCAAGGTGGTGGtgacttttttcctctattttttgGCCACCAACCACTACTGGATCCTGGTGGAAGGTCTCTACCTGCACAGCCTGATCTTCATGGCCTTCCTCTCTAACAAGAACTACCTCTGGGTCCTCATCATCATTGGCTGGGGTAAGCAAGGAGCCCACCCCAATGCTGTGGCCACTGGGAGCTGTGGTTGAGCAGCGTTGGGTGCCCAATGGGTTTGGGAATGGGAACCCAATGGGAACCAGTTCAAATCTGCAAAGATGATGCTTCAGCCATGCTCCTCACCCTGGTTCCTGCCTCTCCAGGTCTCCctgctgtgtttgtgtctgtctgGGCCAGTGTCAGAGCCTCCCTGGCAGATACACAGTATgtagtgttctttttttttggtggggggggaaggaaagattGGGTGCAgatggcagcaaaaaaaaaaaaaaaaaaaaaaaatctgtgggcaatttaaaagtgaaaattttcCAAAAAGACCAAGAGGTGTCAACACCCATGCAGAGCTCATCCATAAAATCATCAGGAATCTTGTCCAGCAGTGGTTTTGTGCTGCACTTGGGGGGCAGCTGGGTGGAGGTTTCCACCATAAATTGCTCAGTTAACAGTGGAAAGGGAAATGCTAAAGGGGATGGTTTGAaccaagcattttaaaatgagggAAACCACAGAATGGGGCTCTGTAAACAGAGTTTTAGGTGGCCAAGGAGCTCTCAGGAAGGTTAAACCTGAATTAAAACTGCTCTGCAACCCCACGATGGTTCTGGATGCTCATGgcatggctgctgctgagctttaCAGGAACTCCACAAACTTCTCCCAGCCAGGAGGTGAAgggcaggaggatgaggatggggttGGGGGGACAGGGAGCCACCAGGTGGCAATTTTCCTTCCTCCAAGGTGTTTCTTTCCTGGCCTCTCCAGATGCTGGGACCTCAGTGCAGGGAACATGAAGTGGATTTATCAGGTCCCCATCCTGGCTGCCATCGTGGTGAGAAACCTCTGGCTGAATCCCTCAattatttttagggaaaaaggAACAATAAAGACCCAGAGCCAGTCACTCGTGGTCCCTGGGGTTGGTCCCTAGCACCCAGGGAGGGGGTACAGGGGGGTGCAGAGGGTCCTGGTGCCTCCCTGCTCCGTTCAGTGCCAACCCCACATCCCTGTCCTCATCCCAGGGGGCAGCTGGGACAACCCTGGGTCAGTGCAGCCACCAAAATGTGTGTGTTGGCAGGTGaacttcttcctcttcctcaacATAGTCCGGGTGTTGGCTTCCAAGCTTTGGGAGACGACCACAGGGAAGCTGGACCCCAGGCAGCAGTACAGGCACgtgctggaagcagcagcaaaaccacaaaTTCCACCCCCTACCCctcattttctgcctctttaCCCGAGGTGGCTTCTCCTGGAGtgaaggagagcagaggaaagggatgctggagggagggaaagggatgctggagggagggaaagggatgctggagggaggaaaggagggaaagggatgctggagggagggagtgagggagggaaagggatgctggaggaagggagggaggaaaagggatgctggagggagggaggaaaagggatgctggagggagggaaagggatgctggagggagggaggaaaagggatgctggagggagggaggaaaagggatgctggagggagggaaagggatgctggagggagggagtgagggagggaaagggatgctggagagagggaggaaaagggatgctggagagagggaaagggatgctggagggaggaaaggagagaaaaggatgtTGGAGAGAGGGAGtaagggagggaaagggatgctggagagagggagggaggaaaagggatgctggaaggagggaaagggatgctggagggagggaaggagggaggatggTGGCAGGCAGAGGTTCTGGTGGCTCAGTCTGGTTGGGGAGCAGAGGTTCTGCTCAGTGCCCTCTCCAagtggggcaggagctgtgcccaaagcagctgcaggaggagcaggaattGCAGCAACCAGACCCTCCCCAAGGATTGGGagagggctgcagggctgcctgGCAGGTCCTGGCTAAAGGTTCAGGGGATTTCTCTTCTCAGGAAGCTGCTGAAGTCCACGCTGGTGCTGATGCCACTTTTTGGGGTCCATTACGTGGTGTTCATGGCCATGCCCTACACTGAAGTCTCTGGGCTCCTCTGGCAGATCCAGATGCATTATGAGATGCTCTTCAACTCCTCTCAGGTCCATGGAGGTGGAGCTGCTGTCCCTGgtcaggggagggggggtcacACATGAAGAATCTCAGCTCAGGACTCAGCTTCCACCTCTGTCTCTTTCTGCAGGGTTTCTTTGTGGCTTTTCTCTACTGCTTCTGCAACGGGGAGGTAAGTCAGGGGCTGAGCTCCCTCTGGCAGCTCCTGTAAGGTTGGGGAAGTTAAAGTCACAGCCTCCAGAGTGGGGtaagaagagggaaaaattgGGATCCACTCCTCTCagtctggaggaggctcaggggagacctcatcactctctacaactccctgaaaggaggttggagccagggggggttgggatcTTCTCccaagacaagaggccatgggctaaagctctgccaggaatggtttaggttggatattaggaaggaattctttccagagagggtgctcagccattggaatgggctgcccagagaaggggtggattctccatccctggagatacttcaaaagagcctggatgtggcactcagtgccatgggctgggaactgcagtgggagtggatcaagggttggacttgatgctctcagagctcctttccaacccaaaagattctgggattccaacccaaatgattctgggattccaacccaaatgatcctgggattccaacccaaatgattctgggattccaacccaaatgattctgggattccaacctaaatgattctgggattccaacccaaatgatcctgggattccaacccaaataattctgggattccaacccaaatgTTCTTTACAGGGAGGGAATTCTTTacaggcattggaatgggctgcccagggagggggtggattctccatccctggaggtttttaggaagggactggatgtggcactgagtgccatgggctgggaaccacgggggggggaggggaacaAGAGTTGGATttgatgctctcagagctcctttccaccCCAAATAAAAGTTCTAGGAacgaaagaaagaaacaaaaaaaccaaaccccagaCCCACAAGGAGTTCTCCTGGCTCTGGTCTCTCCCTCAGGTGCAGACAGAGATAAAGAAAGCTCATTTTCGGAGGAGCCTGGCCCTGGATTTCAAGCAGAAGGCTCGGGGCAGCAGTGCAgcacctgggagctgctgttaTGGGGGGCTGGGGtcccaccccagcaccagcaccagcctggcagggagaggggcagggggcacccagcagcagggattGGTGCTCCCTGCCACCCTGCCAGGCTTTGTCCCCAGCTCTTTTGGCTCAGGGAAATTTTTGCCCTGtcccaggcaggagctgagcctGAAAATCTGTGGGGACAAGCCCAGGGATTTTCTGGACCTGAATGAGCATCACCCCAAAGTCACCAAAGAGCTGGAGACCATGCTATGAAAGGAAAAGTGTCTCTCCCAGCTGGACGTCTGGGAAGATGCTGATCCTCATGTTTTGGGCTCCTTTGAGGTGGAGCTGGGGTAGGGGAACAGCTGGAATCCCAGCAGGAATCCCTTTCCCTGGCACTCAGGGTGCAAAGGGACCACGagttctccctcctctccccacttGGGGTGAAAAGAAGCAGCCAAGTCCCAAACCTCCCAGTCCTTTCCTTCCCAACCCCCTGAAGTGATTGCTGGAAGTGATGTCTCTGCATGCAAAGCCTCaaaccacccccaaaaaacaaccccccaagCTGTCACACCCCACCAGCCTGGAAGGTGACTTCAGCTCCAGGGTGTCCAAAGCTGATCCAGTGACTCCTGCAGGCTGATTCCCTTCTTTAGCACCAAATCCTAGGGCTGGCAGAATGAAATCCCCCCTTTTCTGGAGCTCACCTTCCCTTTCCTGGATCCTTGTGAAGCTCAGGGGTACTGGGCAGCCCAGTCCACACCAGAACTGGGAGCCTGAGCCACTGGGATCCACTGGGATCtgctgggcagagggagggaagccAAGCTCTGGGGCCACACAGAGCCCTGCATGCAAGAGCCTTGGTCCtggggtcttttttttcaggctggaaagtGAATAAAGAGACAGCCTGTGGAGTTTGTTTCCATCCTTGGACTCTGGGTGGTTGCTGGGGGGCAGGAGTGGGAAGGCTGGGGCTGGGTCTCAGTTTTGGGGACAATGAAGCTCCCACTGTCCCCTGTCCCACTCTGCTACACCTGGGAATGTTCAGCACCCTGCTGGGAAAAGGCATTCCAGAGGAGCttgcagtgcccagcacagggagagcaaaggggaggggagaatTCCAAGGTTCCTAAGGGAGAGATGGAAGGGGGGGGGATGTATCCTGGTGAAAATCCAAcaggtgggagcagggagaatttatttttcctacctGTCCTAATGACTCAGGGTCCCCCAAGGCAGAAATTCTGCACTAATTCTGTGAATCCTCAGATCTTCCAGGGAAAAGCTGAGCTGCAAAGGGAGTCACAAGGAGCAGGAAGCACTGGAGGCAGCCAGGGGAGGGCTCCAGGCTTCATCTTCTTTAAATGGTCCCAAAATTGGTGTAGAATCAGGCACATCCACACTTCCCACCCAGGAAAACAAGTGCCACACCGTGGGGTGGCACTGAGGGACAAGAGAGAGAGGGGGTGATGGATGCACAGGAGCAGAATCCCAGGATTTCACTGGACAAACCAACCTTGAGCTTCCTGCAGTGGATTTGCTCAGCTGGGAGTTGTCCTTTGGTTTCTTTGGATGGAAGTGGCACAGGACAAGGAGGGAGGTTCTTTCCTTGGCATTCTGCTCACACTGTGACCTTGTTCTGCAGAGGTGGAATCAACCTCCTTCTGTATCTGACATGAAGCTGTGAACTGGCATTTAGAGCTGACTGCCAGGGATCAATATTTGCTCACTCTGGAGTCAGGAGGCTCCTGGAAGCTGAGAGAGGGGTGAGGAATTTCAATAATCCTACCAAAGAGCAGAGGGATGCatgaaaaagaaggggaaaaaccCAAGCATGAGGCAGAGAGAGGGCCAGGACCTTCCTGAGAtctgggaaaggagggagcagatggcagcttcagaaaatggagctgtttttttttttatttttttttttgttggttttgacATTCAGCTCTTTAATTGTGCAGGAACTGAAGTGGGATAAGGAAAAGGGAACTCAACAGTTGCCCCTAAAGCCCAATGTCCCATCTGGCAAATCTTTGGCTTCATACTGAACATGCAGAGCTTGAAGCAGTGCAGTGAGGCTGAGAACTGAAAGggaaattattcttaaaaaaaaataaaatcccaacAGATTAGAGCCAGTTAGGGAGGGCTCCAGATTAATCAAGTTGCTGTCTTAACTAAATCCAGGACACATGCAAGTCAGATCCCAAAACTTGCCaagttttctttccagctctACCAATGCCTCCCTGAAAGGTTGGGATGAGCATTTTATCTCCTGGGCTGGATCCTCCCcacttgaaaatggaaaaaatctgaTTCCCCAGGAGGCTTTGAAGCTAAACCAGGGTTTGCAAAAGAGTTTGAGGTGAAGGCTGCTGAGAAGAAAACCACAGGAGGCTTTTTATCAACTCCATCCCTAACTGGTGGTGAAAGAAAGGGATGCAGTCAGCTCTCCACCCAACTGCCAGATGAGCCAAAGGAAGAAGTGGAGAATAAAAAGCAGATGCCAGATATTTTTGTCCCAGTAATAAAACATTTACTAGAGCAAGCAGAAAGTAAATGCACAGCTGATAAAGAAAACATCACAATGTCACAAAAACCTGACAGTTTTCTGATACTTCTTTTCAGTAGAAACAAGACAGAGGTGGGTACTGACATGTTTCAACAGAAGATTCCTTCCTTACCTTTatggtgcaaaaaaaaaaaaaaaaaaaccaaacaaaaaacccccccaaaaaaaacaacaaaagaaaagttaa is a genomic window of Heliangelus exortis chromosome 29, bHelExo1.hap1, whole genome shotgun sequence containing:
- the LOC139788544 gene encoding parathyroid hormone/parathyroid hormone-related peptide receptor-like gives rise to the protein MLLVQAKACGKFGGFLISVLSWQVDPDDVLTKEEQIYLLVEAKEKCQRDIKAQLEKIKDPSCLPEWDGIICWPKGSPSQEVSVPCPDYIYDFNHQGHAYRYCSASGTWAMALSTNKTWANYTECALLFSPERRSREKEVFDRLHLMYTTGYSISLASLIVAVCILSYFKRLHCTRNYIHVHLFTSFICRALSIFVKDLVLYSGTEAEKMREEDFKAEMGPSAGQRSHLVGCKVVVTFFLYFLATNHYWILVEGLYLHSLIFMAFLSNKNYLWVLIIIGWGLPAVFVSVWASVRASLADTQCWDLSAGNMKWIYQVPILAAIVVNFFLFLNIVRVLASKLWETTTGKLDPRQQYRKLLKSTLVLMPLFGVHYVVFMAMPYTEVSGLLWQIQMHYEMLFNSSQGFFVAFLYCFCNGEVQTEIKKAHFRRSLALDFKQKARGSSAAPGSCCYGGLGSHPSTSTSLAGRGAGGTQQQGLVLPATLPGFVPSSFGSGKFLPCPRQELSLKICGDKPRDFLDLNEHHPKVTKELETML